The Hordeum vulgare subsp. vulgare chromosome 7H, MorexV3_pseudomolecules_assembly, whole genome shotgun sequence DNA window agtataGTACGATCATTATTTCAGCTTTTGGAAGGAGTACTAGCTTCTGGGTTCCCCTAAATGCTGTGTCGTACCACATAAATGAGGTGCAATTATGTTAGTACTTATTTATATCTTTTCTAATATCACTTCTCATGACACATAATGTGTTGCACAGTTAGGTTATTAAAATTGAAAGGGAGAAGTTAAACATAAAACCGATACTTTACGTTCGGTACTCAAAGGCAGACAAATGCAAAACGACCATCTTCGAAGATGGTAAAGAATGCTAAACATGAAACCGGTATGACGTGGAAATATTTGTAGTTAACTAACAAAAGAGGCGATACATGATGCCGAGCCAATTCCATAAAGATAATGTGAAAAAATCATAATGGAAGTGTAGGAAAATAACAGTGTTGCGATGAAAGAGAATAGATCACATGCAATGTGACACCGATGGTTTCAAAGCTGAGAGTTGGAAACAATCAAAACCCGAACCTATCAAGAGAGGAGAGCACAACTATATTTGTCTCCCAATTATCCCATCATTTCACCCCGGAGCACACATGCTGATCGGAAGAAATATCTCACTCTAAATCTCTCTCATCTACCAAAAAAATAATTTATTTGTATCTctgtctctctttctctctctagcATAGCAAGAGTGTAGCAATTATTCACAGCTCAGACCAAACGAAGAGGAAAGTAATTAGTTGTACAAGCTAGAGCCTATAGCTAGGGCTCTAGGGCTCAGCTTTTGAAGAGCAAAGATAAAGCAAAGGCGTGACACCTTATGGAAGAGCTAGACACAGGATTAGAAGCTACCTAGCTAGTAGGTACCTAGTAGGAGTAGTATTAGGAGCAAAGGAAATGCAACCAGAACTGTAGTAAGACACGGCCAGGGACAGCATCATCGGCAACATTGATGCAAACcagcatgagagagagagagaggggggcggaGAGACATGACTGAAGTAGTATGTCAATCAAACCATTCTCTATCAAGGCAAAGCGGGCAGCCAAACTAATCAACTATCAGATTTCAATTTTTAATCATTGATTGTTCCCTAGCTAGTTCCAGCTTTATTAGCTGACTTGACCTGATGAACTTAAGAGAACCATGGCATCAATTTATGTATGCATCGACAAGATCAATGGAAGCTAGCGATCATGTCGATCGACCCCAGCAGCGGCGGCAGCATCTACGAGTTTCAGAGTTAATGGTAAAGCGAACCAAGGCATGGCGTGTGAGGAGCACGACGAGGTGGCCTTTGATCACCTCGGGTGGTGGCCGTGGAAGAATGGCGCGCCGCCGTAAGCACCGTACGGGCCGGGCGTGGGATACGGGTCCATGACCACAGCCGATGATGACACGGCGGCGGCACCCGTAGATCCGCTGCCTCCTTCGGCGCCGCCAGCAGCTGCCGTGCTCGGGGAGGAACCTTCGGCGGCGTGGTGTCCTGTGCGGGTGATGGAGGTGTCTGGGCCTACGTCGTGCAGGATGCCCTTGAAGACATGGCCGCCGATGCTGACGGCGGTCTGGTACGCCACCTCGGCGTCGGCTTCGTCAACCGGGCCCAGCCGCACACAGCGGAACACAGCCTCTGAGCTCACCTCCCGCGGGAACCTGTCGGCCGCCATCATCTGCTGCTGATGCTCCCCTAATTAATCAACAATTCAAAACACTGGTTTCATCAAGCTCACGGTCTGTCCGAGCTCTTCTGAGCTGAGCTGTACAAAAAGGAAAGAGAAATAGCCAGCTAGTGTGGGTGCAGCCGTCCCACAATATATATTGTGGctgtgggacggaggaagtagattATAAGAAGAGAGTACCTGAAGAAGTAGTGgtaggggtggtggaggagggttgGCCGCCTTCCCGAGGGCGCTTGAACTGCTCGGCGGAGGCCTGCGGCTGCTGGTGATGTCGCTCGCGGCGGCGGGCGGCAGGCACCCACGTGGACTTGACGTGGGTGGCACAGTCGAAGCCGCGGCTCTTGCAGCAGGTGCGGCAGCGCATGTGGGGGCAGTCCTTCTTGGCCTGGTTGCCGCAGTCCTGGCAGCTGATTGTGCCAGCGCCAGACCCTCTCCCCCCACCCCGCGACGAAGACCCGGAGGCGGCCGGGTCATCGGCGAAGCGGATGATGCTGGAGGAGGGGCCGCCGTAGAAcgggtgctgctgctgctcgtgCTGCGGCTGCCCCTGCCATAGCTGGAAGCCGCCACGCGATGGGGTGGTGGCGTAGAGGAAGGCGGCCGCGGAGGAGGAAGATGCGGAGGGGTTGATGCCGGGAGGGTGGCTGCCGTCGTCGTCGCGTGCGCCGCGGCTGTGGTGGCCTCCTCCGCCTAGAGGGAATCCCGCCATGCGCCCAGATCCATAGATCGCGGCTGTATCGCCCGGCCTCTACTGTCTAGGCCCGAGTCCCCGCGGCATGCGTGAAAAATCTGCGCCTGGCAGCAGCTACGCGCCTCCTCGTCTCTGATGCCTCGGCGCGGCAGCTTGATCGAGCTGCTGCTGCCTTGTGCGTGCTGCGGCTAGTGGTAGCTGGCTGGTGTGCGACCGCGCGCGGTGGGTTAAATTTTTGGCTTGTCTGCGCGTacggtgggggtggggtgggggtgggggtggagagGACGGGGGTGGACGGAGGCAGCTTTTTGGGGGAGAGGAGAGTGATGGAGGAAAGGGAAGGGAGAGAGTTAAGATAGGGGAAGGAGGCGACAGAGAGGGCCTGCCACGCCGCCAACGAGCCTGCTGCACTCCCCATTTATTTCCTCTCTCGCCCGGGTTGCCTCGCCGTCTCGCTCTCTACCTTTGATTCTCTGATGGCGCTATGAGCTTCGGAAAACAAAACACACGTCGCTGTTGCAAAAACAAATGAAAACAGTTGCGGTGCAGCGAAACAAAACAATTGCTTGGAAAGTAGTAATTCTACGAAAACGGgcctcttttcttttattttgagaCCCTATTATTTTCAAAACTGGAAGATGACCCGTTTCGGGAGAAATGGAGGGAAGAAAGCCCTAGGAAAGCATGGAAGACCAAAAATTCAGTTTAAACCAAACTTTTTTAACATTACAATCGAAGTCGCTAAtatgcacacacatacactcacCCCTATAAATACACGCACGCACATCATACTCTTATGATCACCTACAAAAAATTAAACCGACATAACATCTTTAGATTGTATAAGGAGGAGTGGATTTTGATTGGCACTCTTTACCACCCAGGGATAGATCGGGTGGAATCTTACTTGGGGTTAAGTGTGAAACTTTATAGGTGATGAGTGTGGTTTATGGCGAGTTTACGGTCAAATTTCGTGTGAGGTCGAAAATTGATGGTTTCAGGTAGGCTCTGGTGGCCGTATATGGGGCGGCGCAACCGGAGCTCAAATCTAATTTTCCCGCTGATCTAGTAAGAATTTATGGAGATGAAACAATGCCAGTTATGGTGGGGGAGATTTTAATATTATTAGAAGATAAAATGAAAAAAACAATGATAACTTCAATgcacggtggtcacgatttgaggGAGATTGACCTCACTCGTAGACAATTCATATTGGCGAACTCATTACGGGTACCAACATATGAGAAGTTGGACCGGGTATTGACCAGTGTCGAGTGGGAGCAGAAGTACCCGCTGGTTTCAGTACGGGCTTTACAAAGATCTATCTCAGACCACACACCTCTCATAGAGGGATGCCAACTATGCGggaattttttttctcttttgagcTAAGTTGGTTTGAAAGAGAAGGATTCATGGATCTCATGCTAACGGATGGGCTAGGGATTCGGGTGGATCTACGAATATAGAAATATGGCAAAACAAAATCCGAAACTTGTGCCGGTTCTTGAGAGGATGGGCGAAAAATCAGAGCGGtatatataaaaaagaaaaagaaagactcATTCGTCTGATTGATGAATTAGATGTGAAAGCTGAGTCTCCTCAGCTCAATCTGACTGATAGGAATAACAAAATTGAAGCTGAGAAGAATTTGCAAAAGTTACTGAGAGAGGAGGAGATTAAATGGGCACTTCGAGCTAAGGTGACAAAGGTGGTACATGGGGACGATAACACATAATTCTTTcacatgattgcaaatggcaaacatcgAAAGAAAAAATTAACCCAAATAGAGAAAGATGAAGGAACAATAGTAGGTCACGAGAAtttaaagatatatatatatctgaATACTACAAGAAATTATTTGGTGCACCCGAGGAGACTTGGGTTTCCTTGAATGAAAGCACAACTCATGATAAACCTCAACTCAATTCAGATGAGAATGAGGTGCTATCTGCCCCATTTACCGAGCAGGAGGTGTACGACTCAATAGTACAAATGAAACAAAATAAGGCTCTGGGGCCGGACGGTTTCCGACGGAATTTTATAGAAAATGCTGGCATGtcattaaaggggatttgttgccTATGTTCCAAGATTTATTTGATGGCGAGTTACAGTTATttcaccttaactttggaacaattaCGTTGTTGTCAAAGAAGGCGGAGGTTGTACGCATCGAGCAGTTCAGACCGATATGTTTGCTCAATGTCAGCTTCAATTTTTTTACAAAGGTTGGCACAAATAGGTTAACGAAGATAGCTCATTCAGTTGTCCAACCAACGCAGACGACGTTTATGCCTGGGAGACACATCTTAGAGGGTGTTGTTTGTATTGCATGAAACGCTGCACGAAATCCATAgaaagaaactagatggggttatgTTTCAAGTGGATTTCGAGAAAGCATATGATAGAGTCAAATGGCCATTTCTTCAACAGGCCTTACGTATGAAAGGATTCAACGAAAGATGGAGAGATCGGGTTGATGGTTTCATACAGAAAGGCAGTGTGGGGGTTAAAGTTAATGATGAGATTGGCCatttttttcaaacacacaagggaTTAAGACAGGGTGATTCCATGTCACCAGTGTTGTTCAACATTGTAGCAGACATGTTGACAATACTCATTAATCGGGCCAAAGAAAAAGGCCAAGTGGGAGGCCTTATTCCACATCTGGTAGAGGGGGAGTATCTATACTGCAATATGTGGACGATACGATAATTTTCATGGAACACGATATGGCTAAAGCGAGGAATATGAAATTACTTTTATGCTTATTTGAACAATTTTCGGGGCTGAAAATTAATTTTAACAAAAGCGAGCTTTTCTGCTTTGGGAGGGCAAAATAGGAGCAAAATGCTTACGGGCAGCTTTTTGGATGTGAAATGGGATCAGTACCGTTTAGCTATATCATAGAAGACTGGCGAATAAGGAATGGAAATGTATTAAAGATAGATTTGAGAAAAAACTAAGTTGCTGGAAAGGCAAGCTTATGTCATATGGAGGGAGGCTAGTACTAATTAACCCAGTGTTAACAAGCCTGGCCATGTTCCTATTGTCTTTCTTTGAAGTACCAGTAGGGGTACGAAAAAGACTAGATTTTTACAGATCATGTTTCTTCTGGCAAAGTGATGAGGCTAAGAAGAAATACAGATTAACACGTTGGGATATTATATGTAGACCAAAAGATCAGGGGGGTTTGGGTTTTGAAAATTTGGAAATGAAGAACAGATGCCTGCTTAGCAAATGTCTTTACAGGTTATCCACAAAGACCGACGGGATGTGGATTCAAATATTAAGGAATAAGTACTTACATTCCAAGACATTAACACAGGTTACTTCTAGAGAAAGAGACTCACCTTTCTGGAAAGGGTTAATGAAGATAAAGGTGACCTTTTTTCAGAGGGTCAAATTTATGTTTGGTAATGGTGCCTCAACAAGATTTTGGGAGGATACTTGGATTGGGGACACTCCTTTAGCACTTCAATATCCTATGCTTTATAATATTGAACAACGTAAAGAGGAATACGTGTCCACGGTACTACAATCGTTACCTCTTAATATGCACTTCACCGAGCTTTAGTGGGAGCACGCTGGAATGCATGGTTACATCTGGTCAGAATACTTATGCAGGTACAATTATCTGACGAGACAAATAGTGTTCGGTGGACTTTAGCTGTGAATGGTGTATTCTCAGTAAAGTCCATGTACACGGATCTGATAAACACTGGACTGCTCCCCAGATCACTACATATTTGGAATATCAAAGTGCCTCTCATGATTAAAATATTTATGTGGTTTATACACAAAGGGGTGGTATTAACCAAATCTAACTTGATAAAAAGAAGATTGGGAGGGAGACCTAACTGTTGCTATTGTGATGAGAATGAAACAATAAAACATCTATTTCTAGACTGCAATCTTGCAAAACTACTATGGCGCACTGTTCATATGGCTTTTAATGTTACCCCACCTACATGCATTACCTTGTTATTTACAACGTGGCTCAACGGAGTAGACGTTAAAATATTGAAACTTATCAGAATTGGGGTCTGCGCTttattttgggctatatggaataccaggaatgatatgatttttaatggcaagaactttaacaactttttgcaggttatcttcacAACAACGTCTTGGATCTGTACGTGGTCGTTACTCAGCCATGCAGACTCCAGGGAGCTTATGGATATTGGGTGCAGCCGATGGGAGATGGTCGCACGGTCTATCTTCagccggtttggatggcgtgctaataataggctaggtgtataggcatcgtagtgTGCTTTTAGCTACGCCGGATATGGAAGTTCTCTTTTCATTTTATCTTTGTTTTAATTATGAGCTTCAGAGCTCTGTGGATCTAAGACTATGTTTTGAACCTATTTTAATaagatggttgcatgcatcgattgatgcagaggccgggggataagtttctccttttctaaaaaaacatcatTAGATTGAAGATCTAAAAAGAACGAGAGAGTGTGAAGAGAGTAACCCTAGTAAAGAAGACATTGAATCTCCTTTCTATTTATGTATTGGAGTGGTTTTCTTTCTCTGTCTGTAACAATCATTTCAAATTGTGTACGTGCCATTAAAAAAAGAAACTCTCTATTTAACGTACGAGTGAAGAAAACTCCATGGAGTCCATGTCACACTTGGTATCGTTCATTGTGGGCCCCGAACTTCCATTAATTGAACGACCACGTGGGTGAAATTATCAGGGGTAAATATATAAAATGAACAAGCTCGAAGTCTTTTGAATTTGAGTTATATGcaacctttttcttcttttgaacATACAATATATGCAACTTTTTTTGAAAATTACAAGATCTATTATAAAAGTTAACTGGAAGTATAAAGAATCTCAAACATAATAAAAGTTACATCAAGATTCTGACACCACCGAACAAACAAGTGCCGCTGACGCGTCATTACCATCGCTATCCTATCAAACCCGGCATGACCTTGTCGATGACAGTCGGAAAGTCTTCGTACACGTGCCCCTAAGGAGCAGTGCCATGTtggtgtagttgtcgttgttgaccCCCATTGACCCCTTGCATTCATCTGAAGCACCTAATATATCATCAAATTTTGCCACATCACAAGAAAACCAAACCTCGCCGCTCCAATGTGAGATCATGAATCTACGATGAAGCTCCATCGATTACGTCTAGACGGACGAACTTGTGGAGAATCGGAGCCTGAAAGACAAAGTCAAAGTTCAAGTATCGTTGTCGCGACTATCATACCGTAGTCGGCTTGAACTTGTCGATGACAACAGGGAAGTTTTTGTGCACATGGCCCTGAGGACTAGCGCCATGGAGCCATAGTTTTTCACCATTGAGCACTTGCACTGATCTCAAGCACCTATAACACCAAATATCGCCACATGACAACAGTCCCTAACCTCACTTGAGATGGTAGGAATCTACACTGGATTTCAATTGTCTACGACCCAACAGATAAACTCGGCTATGATGATTGAAAGACGAAAGACAAACTCGTAGAATAAATATCGATGTTGTTGATGTGTTACCAGAATTCATCATGCATGTGTCCCTATAGACAAATGCCCTGGAGGTACAGTTGTCGTTGCTGAACTATTGCATTTGATCCGAAGCACCTGTCACCAAATCTCGTCACATGAAAAGAAACCTTAACATCACCACCGCAAAGGAGATGGAAAGAATCTACGCTCGACTTCCATTGAATATGTCCACACGGACGAACTCGGGGAGGATTGGAGGCCAAATGAAAAACCCGAAGAAGAAGTGCGGCCATCCGCCTGAGTATTATGCGTGCAAGGACTAAAAACCAGAATGTAAACTACTAATAGAATGGAGAAACTGGGATTCCCTTCCCATCCACCGGTAGGCGGGGCGGTAGGAAGAGCTGAGGCAAATCCATCGGTGCACCAGTGAATTGTGGAGGGGAGAAGCTTCCCTAGCTGCCGAGGGTTAGGTGGGTACATTTTTATTCATACCAAAAGTGGATTCCAATTTTATTGGTATTGTAATATACCTCGTGCTCCTTTTTTTGGATTTCTCAAAAAATCTACATCACATATCTTAGTACTATCCCTCGTCTCTCTCTTCTAACTCAGCCGACTCGCAGGGGCGTGGGAGACTCGCTATGGTCGATTGCTCAATTGAAGTGCCACATGTGAATGCAAAATCTAGACGAATATAGTTGCATTTGGTGATTGGCATTTCAGATCgatcatgtggggttgcaaccagAACGCGACAGGCGTGGTGTATATGTACCACTTTTTTCTTTTCCGCTTGTAAAGTGTAACACTTGGTTTTCCTCCATGGTGTAATCTATCGATATAAAACTATACTTAAAAGTTGATGGCAAGGATTTTATCGTTCTATAGCGGGGAAGTTTTGCCTAGTTAATTTGTCAAAGAGGCGAGGAAGATGAGCGAGTGGCGGATTCAACTTACTGTGGGAAAGGTAGGCCTTTTTTATTTGATGCCTCATTAATATTGGAACGGTGGGGCTTTATGATTTGATTGCTCATTATAGTCATTATTATTGCGGCGCTACTATCAGCATGAGTCTCCCATACAATTCTGCACTATAGTTAGGTGCATGACACGTCGACCAGGATGCTACATATCCTACATGTTGGCGTAAGGAAGTataaggctggtcatagtggagagtatcatatagtagtgtcatgcatatgatactattgtatgatactaccttcatagtgcatagtatcataaagtagtatcatagatgaccttatttattgacatgcatgacacatagtagaatagcatttaacatgttacagtatctacctatgttactctaaccctctatctcttctttaattgtctgccacatcagcatgtttgctagtcccaagtacatgatactaccttagttactctcactatggccagcctaattGTTGTAGATGACCTAGGAGGAGCAAAGAACCGTGCGGGAGAGTGTCACAACTCTCGTATTTCACTATCAAAGCAAGCCTTTCCACTAGAGTAGTACGATGGAGAAGTGTGGTATATGATAAACAAGTGACCATGCATGGCTTCCATAATTCATATCTACATggcatgtttgaacttttgaacTTGTGTCAAACATGGGTTTGAAAACAATATGTACTATATTGACCGAATTGGCCACCCTAGTTATCAGCATAAGCTAAGAATTTGAACTTGCATTCAAACATTATTACGCGAGGGAGACGTGTGGCCATCTGGTGATTGTCACGACCAAGCATTCAAAAACTTATGGTAAATCAATTACCATTTTTTTCAAATGACCTTGTATTTTTATGGAAATACGAGCATGGTAATAAATATAAATGAAGTGATTGTCACAggttgctgttggaaatatgccctagaggcaatgataaatagttattattatatttcctgtttaaagatagtcgtttattatccgtgctataattgtattgaatgaaaacatagatacatgtgtggatacatagacaaaacaatgtccctagcaagcctatagttggctagctagttgatcaacgatagtcaagggtttctgactatgtgcaaagtgttgttgcttgataactttatcacatcattaggagaatcatgtgatggactagacccaaactatgaacgtagcatattgatcgtgtcattttattgctattattttctgcgtgtcaattatttttttcctatgaccatgagatcatataactcactggcaccggaggaataccttgtgt harbors:
- the LOC123411956 gene encoding protein SHI RELATED SEQUENCE 1-like — protein: MAGFPLGGGGHHSRGARDDDGSHPPGINPSASSSSAAAFLYATTPSRGGFQLWQGQPQHEQQQHPFYGGPSSSIIRFADDPAASGSSSRGGGRGSGAGTISCQDCGNQAKKDCPHMRCRTCCKSRGFDCATHVKSTWVPAARRRERHHQQPQASAEQFKRPREGGQPSSTTPTTTSSGEHQQQMMAADRFPREVSSEAVFRCVRLGPVDEADAEVAYQTAVSIGGHVFKGILHDVGPDTSITRTGHHAAEGSSPSTAAAGGAEGGSGSTGAAAVSSSAVVMDPYPTPGPYGAYGGAPFFHGHHPR